In the Heliomicrobium undosum genome, one interval contains:
- a CDS encoding U32 family peptidase C-terminal domain-containing protein, with the protein MGIELLAPAGNPEKLAMALHYGADAVYLAGKELGLRAYAGNFTSEEMARGIALAHEQGKKVYVTVNIFAHNRDFANLPAYLTELRDMGADAILVSDPGVFAVARRTVPDLPIHISTQANVTNAESARFWADQGAKRIVLARELSLAEIREIRQAVDIELEVFVHGAMCMSYSGRCMISDYLTGRGANRGECAQACRWKYALVEETRPGLYLPVEEDERGSYVFNARDLCLLPDIPALIDAGVDSFKIEGRMKSVHYVATVTQVYRRAVDSALAAQVAGRPSRTLTSWWEELAKISHRPYTQGFLHGPPGQEPDLPYRRDYDFVGVVQAYDAQKREAEIEVRNRIRLGDILELAGPGATPFLTIVNEMRDDEGNAIDKAPRPHQRIRIRVPRPVAPLDLVRRPKDGGEDSFLKVRINPSHIFYLDIILEGFGHLGVPTTVDKEAGLVLIRTTPDTREEVIRVLESLPWPAVWEREEDEMLPSPPN; encoded by the coding sequence ATGGGAATTGAACTGCTCGCGCCGGCCGGCAACCCGGAGAAACTGGCCATGGCCCTTCACTACGGCGCCGACGCCGTCTACCTGGCCGGCAAGGAACTGGGTCTGCGCGCCTACGCCGGCAATTTCACATCTGAGGAGATGGCCCGGGGCATCGCCCTTGCCCATGAACAGGGTAAAAAGGTCTATGTGACGGTCAATATCTTTGCCCACAACCGCGACTTCGCCAACCTGCCCGCCTACCTTACAGAACTGCGGGACATGGGCGCTGATGCCATCCTCGTCTCTGACCCCGGCGTCTTCGCTGTCGCCCGCCGGACCGTTCCCGACCTGCCCATCCACATCAGCACCCAGGCCAATGTGACCAACGCCGAATCGGCCCGTTTCTGGGCCGACCAGGGCGCCAAGCGCATCGTTCTGGCCCGGGAACTCTCCTTGGCCGAGATCCGAGAGATCCGCCAGGCCGTCGACATCGAGTTGGAGGTCTTTGTTCATGGCGCCATGTGCATGTCCTACTCGGGCCGCTGCATGATCAGCGACTACCTGACAGGACGGGGCGCCAACCGCGGCGAATGCGCCCAGGCCTGCCGATGGAAATATGCTCTTGTCGAAGAGACACGGCCCGGCCTCTACCTGCCGGTCGAGGAGGACGAGCGGGGCTCCTATGTCTTTAACGCCCGGGACCTCTGCCTGCTTCCCGACATCCCGGCCTTGATCGACGCCGGCGTCGACAGCTTCAAGATTGAAGGCCGGATGAAGAGCGTCCACTATGTGGCCACCGTAACCCAGGTCTACCGCCGCGCCGTCGACAGCGCCCTCGCCGCCCAGGTTGCCGGGCGGCCGTCGCGCACGTTAACCTCCTGGTGGGAGGAACTGGCCAAGATCAGCCACCGGCCCTATACGCAGGGCTTTCTCCATGGTCCGCCGGGCCAGGAGCCCGATCTCCCGTACCGGCGCGACTATGATTTCGTCGGTGTCGTCCAGGCCTATGACGCCCAGAAGCGCGAAGCCGAGATCGAGGTGCGCAACCGCATCCGCCTCGGCGATATCCTGGAACTGGCCGGTCCCGGCGCAACGCCCTTTTTGACCATCGTCAACGAGATGCGCGATGACGAGGGCAACGCCATCGACAAGGCGCCTCGGCCCCACCAGCGCATCCGCATCCGCGTGCCCCGTCCCGTGGCCCCTCTCGATCTCGTCCGCCGTCCCAAAGACGGCGGCGAGGACTCCTTCCTGAAGGTGCGCATCAACCCCTCCCACATCTTTTATCTCGACATTATCCTGGAGGGTTTCGGCCACCTTGGCGTCCCGACAACAGTCGACAAGGAAGCCGG
- the mltG gene encoding endolytic transglycosylase MltG yields the protein MRSKRKKAWPFGILAIIGIIAAVIAFQTYQQGLEPLEPGNRQEIVVEIPSNVTARDIGDILEDKKVIRSSRAFANYARGHGGESLKAGEYTLSPSLSVPDILNLLIEGKTRLYSFTIPEGYTTRQIVDLLAGKGLVDRDAFRKALAQTPMEYDYVKKLPANENRLEGFLFPATYRIQRDTSPEEIVRMLVSRFDQEMTPEVRARMKELNIGVRDTVVLASLIEREAQKAEDRPVISAVFRNRLNKGMKLEACSTIQYLLGQPKAKLYYKDLQIESPYNTYKYAGLPPGPIANPGKASLQAALYPTKTDYLYFVAKGDGYHQFSRTFNEHLQAVAKYGN from the coding sequence GTGCGGAGCAAGAGAAAGAAAGCCTGGCCCTTCGGGATCCTGGCCATCATCGGCATCATCGCCGCCGTGATCGCATTCCAAACGTACCAGCAGGGGTTGGAGCCCCTAGAACCGGGAAACCGGCAGGAGATCGTTGTTGAGATCCCATCCAATGTGACCGCCCGGGATATCGGGGACATCTTGGAGGACAAAAAGGTGATCCGCAGCAGCCGGGCCTTCGCCAACTACGCCCGCGGACACGGCGGCGAGTCCCTCAAAGCGGGTGAGTATACGCTCAGTCCCAGTCTCTCCGTGCCCGATATCTTGAACCTGCTGATCGAAGGAAAGACCCGCCTGTACAGCTTCACCATCCCCGAGGGCTACACGACGCGCCAGATCGTGGATTTGCTCGCCGGCAAGGGACTGGTTGACCGCGACGCCTTTCGCAAAGCCCTGGCCCAGACGCCGATGGAGTATGATTACGTAAAAAAACTCCCCGCCAATGAAAACCGCCTGGAAGGGTTCCTCTTTCCGGCCACCTACCGCATTCAGCGCGACACCTCGCCGGAAGAGATCGTGCGCATGCTCGTCAGCCGCTTCGACCAGGAGATGACCCCTGAGGTGCGGGCGCGGATGAAAGAATTGAACATCGGCGTCCGTGACACGGTGGTGTTGGCTTCGCTGATCGAGAGGGAGGCCCAGAAGGCGGAAGACCGTCCCGTCATCAGCGCCGTCTTCCGCAACCGCCTGAACAAAGGCATGAAACTGGAGGCCTGCTCGACGATCCAGTACTTGCTGGGCCAGCCGAAGGCCAAACTGTATTATAAGGACTTGCAGATCGAGTCGCCCTACAACACCTACAAGTATGCGGGGCTGCCGCCAGGCCCCATCGCCAACCCGGGCAAGGCCAGCCTGCAGGCCGCCTTGTACCCGACCAAAACCGACTACCTCTATTTTGTGGCCAAAGGGGATGGCTACCATCAGTTCAGCCGCACCTTCAACGAACACCTCCAGGCGGTTGCCAAGTATGGGAATTGA